One Prochlorococcus marinus XMU1411 genomic window, AATGTTTAGGTTATATCGAGTTAGACGATCTTTTATCAGATGTAAATATGATAACGATTAGTTCTCACAAAATATATGGTCCTAAAGGGATAGGACTTCTTTTGATTGATGAAGAAATTAATCTTGAGCCTTTAATTGTTGGAGGAGGTCAGGAATATGGTCTCAGGTCTGGTACATTACCTCTTCCTTTAGTAGTTGGCTTTGCTAAAGCAATAGAGATAGCAGTTTTCAATCAAAAAAATAATGCTGAGAAATTAAGTTTGAATAGAAATAACCTTTTAGAGGGTTTGTTAGAAAATAATTCTGGTTTATTAATTAATGGTTCTATAGAAAAAAGATTACCTCACAATTTAAATTTGACTGTATTGGATTTAAACGGAGCAAAGTTTCATAAACTTTTAAAATCTAAAATAATTTGTTCTAGTGGATCTGCATGTAGTAATGGTGAACCATCTCATGTTTTACTAGCCTTAGGTAGATCTTTTAAAGAAGCAGAATCTTCAATAAGGTTGAGTATTGGATTAAGCACTAATTCAAAAGATATAAAACAAGCAATTCATATTCTTACAAATACGATCAGATCATTACGATAGAAAATATTGGCTCCTATTTTAATTGAGCAATTCTTAATTTTCCACTTCTAGCTCTTTTATTGAGTTCGACTTCTTGTTCGGAAGGAGTTATTGGCTTTCTTGTTAAGTTTTTTAGTCTTTGATCACTCTTAAAAGAACTTTTAACTAACCTATCCTCAAGGGAATGAAAACTAATAATAGAAATAATACCTCCTGGCAAAAGCCATTCAGGGACAACTTGCAAAAATTTTTCTAATAATTCAATTTCTTTATTAACAGCAATTCTTAGTGCTTGAAATGTTCTTGTTGCTGGGTGTATTTTTTTATATCTTTGTTTTGGTGGAAAGCAGCCTGCAATGGAATAAGCTAACTCTTTTGTCCCAGAATATTTCCCATTTTCCTTCAAATCCATTTTTATTTTCCTTGCAATCTTTCTTGATAATCTCTCATCTCCATATTTATAAATTAGGTTAGCTAGATCTTTTTCATTTAAATCCTCAATTAATTTCTCTGCATCAACCTCAATAAGAGGATTCATGCGCATATCAAGTGGACCATCTTTTTGGAAACTGAATCCTCTTTTAGGGTTATCAATCTGGTTACTATTTACTCCAAGATCTGCAATTACAAAAGAAACTTTTTCTTTTGGTACAAAATCTGCAAAATTTGAAGCCCTTATATCAATCCTATTTTTAAATTCATCAAGTTTTTTTGATGCTGATATTCTCGCGTATGGATCTTGATCAAGTCCAATTATATTTAAATCCGAATATTTTCTCAATAAATGATAAGAGTGCCCGCCTCCGCCTAAAGTTGCGTCTATTCCTTTAAGTTGGTTGTTATGGATTAATGGGTAATGCTCTAATGAGGTCATAATCTCATCTGTCATAACTGATTTATGATTGAAAAAAGATGAATCAGATAGGTCAGTTTGCATAACTTTCGACTAAGATTTATTTAGAAGTTAAATTTCGAATGGCTCAGCTAGAGACTAGAACAGAACCAATGGTGGTCAATTTTGGCCCTCACCATCCCTCAATGCATGGGGTTTTAAGATTAGTTGTAACTCTTGATGGTGAGAATGTCATTGATTGTGAGCCAGTAATTGGATATTTACATAGAGGAATGGAAAAGATAGCTGAAAATAGGACAAATGTAATGTATGTCCCTTATGTAAGCAGAATGGATTATGCAGCAGGAATGTTTTA contains:
- a CDS encoding cysteine desulfurase family protein, translated to MLTTPILLDYQSSTPCSKDVVDSMKPFWVEIFSNPASKSNLAGINASAILEASREKIEQNLFLKNKKVIFTSGATESNNLALLGFARNYHKKTGNYGHIITLKTEHKAVLEPLNQLKKEGFMVTEINPEKDGLISEEQFKKNIREDTFLVSIMLANNEIGVIQPLENISKICKSREITFHSDFAQCLGYIELDDLLSDVNMITISSHKIYGPKGIGLLLIDEEINLEPLIVGGGQEYGLRSGTLPLPLVVGFAKAIEIAVFNQKNNAEKLSLNRNNLLEGLLENNSGLLINGSIEKRLPHNLNLTVLDLNGAKFHKLLKSKIICSSGSACSNGEPSHVLLALGRSFKEAESSIRLSIGLSTNSKDIKQAIHILTNTIRSLR
- the rsmH gene encoding 16S rRNA (cytosine(1402)-N(4))-methyltransferase RsmH; amino-acid sequence: MQTDLSDSSFFNHKSVMTDEIMTSLEHYPLIHNNQLKGIDATLGGGGHSYHLLRKYSDLNIIGLDQDPYARISASKKLDEFKNRIDIRASNFADFVPKEKVSFVIADLGVNSNQIDNPKRGFSFQKDGPLDMRMNPLIEVDAEKLIEDLNEKDLANLIYKYGDERLSRKIARKIKMDLKENGKYSGTKELAYSIAGCFPPKQRYKKIHPATRTFQALRIAVNKEIELLEKFLQVVPEWLLPGGIISIISFHSLEDRLVKSSFKSDQRLKNLTRKPITPSEQEVELNKRARSGKLRIAQLK